In the genome of Erpetoichthys calabaricus chromosome 18, fErpCal1.3, whole genome shotgun sequence, the window GTAGACAGTATGGGGCACAAAATTAAATCTTTGCTTTATACCTGTAAGGTGGGGGGTTTAGAcctgtttaaatatataaaatgaacacaTACAGCCTGTCTGAACACCATGTGCTTCAAAAGCATCCGGGCCTAGGACAGTGTGCGAACTTGTACTTCTTTATAAATCAAGCGACTGTTTTAGGAAGATTCAAACAGACGCGTTTTCAATAGCATTCTTTACTTAAAGCGTCCTTTCATTTCTTCAGATAGTACATTCTGCTCTCTCAAATATAGGTTTTAGAAATCTGATCATCCACAGTCCATCTGCACATCAGTCGTGCCCTTGCAGTGCTTCGTTTTTGAGTCTCAAGTCCTCTGCTGCTAATTTTGAAAGGACATAACAAAGGCTGACATAACTGCCTACGGCCGTGAGCATGAAGTCAAGATAACGGAGAATAAGAGCGAGAGGACCACAGCTCCACCATGTGGGCAAAGCCGTACTGCCACGTCGTCCACAGGTCCCAGCTCAGCTAACAGCCCATCAAATGCAGGGACCACGTAGGACTGTCACTTTAAAACTATTCAGGATTCCAGTTGTGGTGTATGGTTTGATgcgtagattttattttttagtatgacATGGCTGACAAGCTGTCCCTGTTTACAATTTAAGTGGCCTCTCTAATAAGTAcccaagtttgtgttttattgcCTCACTTTCTCTCCTGATCCACGTGTGGTGGTGCTGACATTCACATGATCTTTTTGTGTGTTATTGGACTTCTCCCTCACTTTTAATTAATTTCGCCCGTCACTCTCACTGTCTATGCTGCTGGTGTTCAGGCACCGGTTAACAATCCACACAATCGCAAATATCTGGGGGCCCAACAAAGAACACTTCCAGTTACGTACTCTGACCACCAAGATTAACTCTGCACACACCATCATAGCTTCTGGGTTCAGTCagagaaacacaaaaacacacacagcacTGCAGGCTTATTAACCGAACTTTCTAtggaaacttttaaaaatgaaatggaagTGTGTGAAATTACCTGGGCTGACGCACAGCATGCTGTCAGGGTTGATAGAAGCCTCGTAAGGAGGAGGAGGGTCATCCGGGTGCTGAATATCTGGATATTTGAAGGCTGTATACGGAGGAGGAGGATCATGAAAGTGAAACGCGCCACCTTCTCCATCATCCGAGAGGTGCAGTGGAGTCAAACCCGTGCCAAACCCATCAGGACCGTAGTCAAAACCAGGCATCCTGCGACCCAAGTTAAAGTGATGCACTGTGGAGTGGAAAATATGGTTTATTGTAGCAGATCATCTGGGGTGCAAACACAACACAGAAGGCCTAATAacacaaaatttaattaaaagaaaacacacgGCTCCCTCACGTGAATGAGAAGAGGGTCTGGTTCTGCGTTTACGGTTGCTACTCAAAGTATTTTGGAGCAGTTGTTCCTAAGGAGGTTTCTTTGAATGGCAAACAGACGCGTCCCCAGTTCTGAAGGCGTCACTCTGACCAGTTTTTAAAATGCGGGCCTTTCTGCTGCTCCCCTGCTCAGCTACAGAAGCCATTGTACTGCAGCAGTTTCATGTTGCTCCGAGTTTTATATTCGTGCCAATCAGAGTTCTGAAGGAAGCGGAGCCATTAACTGTGTCCTTACTAAACGGACATTAGTGACCCAAAAGACACaaggaagaacattcaaactcctcaTGGACAtcaacgacacacacacacataaaacattTTAGCAGCATTATATTGTGGTCTTGTGTAAATTTAACACACATATAGAAATGCCACTGATAAGgttttaaaaactggaaaaagtgccAGAGAGACACAAGTGACTGCCTCAAACGTGGCACAGGATACTCTCACTGGTTTGCGCTCTCCTAGCCACATGCAGACTTCTACCTCAACATGTCAGATTCAGAGGCAGGTGCTCAGAGCTGGGAGGCGGTGGTGCGGCTAACTTGCTAGTTGAACGTTAAGTTTTCTACAAGATGATCCACATGAAACCCACACGCCATCAGAAAACAACGAGACCCAAAAATACCAGCTAGCCAGCCAGTCCTTCAGAAACTGAGTGTTAAACATTTAGTTAACACGGTCGGATTCTTTAcaattaatagttttttttagatCTAATGTAAATTACTTAGAGATATTTGTTTAGCTTTCACTTTTGAgcaaatttctttttatattgtttaaaacACAAGATGCTGAAGAGCACAAAAACATGAAGAACAAGAGCagagaaaaaaaccccaaaaccTTACAGTTTCCTCCAATGAGAGACTCGATTCTCTCGCGGCGCCGCTGGCGAAGTCTGTGGACCATGAAGAGCAGCAGCGAGAGGATGAGAAACGAGGAGATGCAGCTGACGATGAGGCGCATGCCGCTGGCCATGGAGTCAAACAGGCTGTTGCCATCTGAAGGAGAGCAGACACACAACACAATGCACTTTCTACCGGACACAAACTTGTAAGTGGACAAGAAAGTCAAGGtaggcatttttaaaatgatgtaacacaacaaaacatttttcagtgttaaaaatatataaacatgttattaaaataataaaaaataaaaggcaaaactaaAACTGAATCCATCTTATTAAAAACTTGCTAAACCAAACAACTTCTGTGGGTCACTGCACACCTAGAGAGCCAACGCGCACAACATGTCCACTTTTAAGGGCCACATCTGACCCACGTCAATGATTTTCTTGTTACCTTGGTCAAGGCAGGTGAACTTGCAACACTCTTTAGGGTCCTTCCGGTAGTGTTGGCATCCCTGGGGTCGCTCACAGAGTGCAGCCACACACATCTCCGGCTCGCCATTGTGACACGTGCAGCTCAAGCAGGGATCATCGCCTTTAGGAGTGAAGTAGTAGCCCTCATCCACGATGTTATCTTTAATATCTACACAGGTCTGGCCTGCAAAAGTAACAGAAGGAAACCTCACAGCAGCCCGTACTTCAAAAAGAGTGTcagtggaaggaaaaaaagaaccaaagaaacacaaaatacaaaacgtAAGGCAATACGAGCAGGGTGCTGAAGGGCCGTGACGAGCCACATGGAGTGAGCAGGACCTAAAAAAGGGCACTCGACGGCCATCAGACGTCCTCACACTCGCATCTGCGCAAACGTGAGAGGAGTTAGCAGTAAAAGCAGGGCAGACTCAGAGGTCCATCCTTAGGACTAAACAGATCCCTCACAATTGTGTACATTTTTCCAAAGCTTTTCACAGAGACTTGAAGcaaaacaacatgcaaaacacacacaGGTGAATAACAAATAAAGAGAGTATTTAACACTGGGCTCCCTGTGAAaacttaaagaataaataaagcaaCTGGAGTAGTCAAGGCGCACACTGCtttcacacaaatattttaaactgttaatCTGTTAAGAATTATGAGTGAGAGAAAAACGAGAAGCACATTCAGTCAGTTAAGTGGACGACACAGAAATGCGTCTACAGCAGAACTACACATCGCAAAAAAGCTCAGCTGTTAAAACATCACACCGTTATGGGGGTCACTTCAGCATTAAGTGTGCCTGGGAGAACATTCCTTGCATATTTAGAGGAGGTCCGAAagcagaaggagaagaaagaaatgcTGCATTTGTGTAAAAAGCTCCAAGCGGTTCTACTGGAAGCGTTAAACCGACAGAGCCGCACTCTAACAAGCTTTACAGCACCAAGAGCTTTAGAATtcattttatacttcagcataGCCACCATCATCGTCGTCGTCGTTGTCACTTAAGTGAAGCGTACATCACAAACGTGTACACCGAGGGGACTTTGCTGCATAAAAGGATtctagaggaggaggaggagaaaaggcaGAGAAAGGCGCGGCGTGTGTTAGTGGTCGTGGAGTAGGCGACAGTTTCAGCACCGCAGGAGGAGACACTCACACCAGGGttggtttttttcttttggattatGACAGAGAGAGAGCTGAAGTTAACGTAAAGTTTTGCTGAGCCCCCAAGGTAGGGACACGTGACACAGCCTCGGCTTTCTCCCATCTGCTTTCAGACTTACTGTGTTGCATgggcttggatttttttttcaccctCACTGAagaagaatttttattttctcttccttttttcccCTCATGGTTGCTGATGTTTCCTACAGTGGATTAAGTGGACATCATCATCAACGAGACAGGTTCACCCCCCGAAAGATCAGCCATCTCCCATTTACTTGGCAGGACCGAACGGAAGAAATGCGCTCTTTTACCACAacaatatgcaacatttttttttctgttctgcgTATCGAGGAGTCCCCCCCAGCAATACAAATTACTTGAGGGGGGAAAAAACATCTGGAAGAGCAGCAAAGGGAGAGCATAAAACAGTTTCAGATTCAAACACATTTCCCTTCTCTCAGTATTTGTATTCTTATTTAGTCTTTGAGTGTATAAAACCTGTAAAAGTGGTCAACGTGGAGGCACCAATTTCACCAAGAGATGCACATTCAGGGCGGCCCACACTTGAGGACCTCCACTCCTGCTTCACCACAAGCCAATGAGCTGCAGTTTGAGAGACCACCGATGAGAGCAGTCCCCTGGCCAGGCTCGGACATCCACAAGTCAGAAGGAGAAGCAACTCACTTACTGGTTAACAAAGAGCGTCAGCCTTCGCAATTCTCACATAAGAGGTCTTTGTTTAAGCTTTTGTTTCATTGGTGGGGgacccccacaaaaaaaaaaaaaacccacccatTACCCAAGTGTACACATTTACTAAAACTGCATGCGCCCgttttttggggtttttgttccaatttgACACTTTGCTCTCCACCATTGACAAACAAGAACACAACAACTGCAAGTCACGGAGGCGTCGGCTACTCCACATTCAGACAACTTACTTCTTTTACAAAGGAAAGCAGATTTTTCATAGCAGTACTCGGCATACCAGCTGTGGAGGCCATTGTTACGAATGGTTGGAAAACGAAAGCACTGGAGCTGCgcacacaaaacattttcatggtCTGGCATAGTTGTCCCAAAAATTGGCACCTTCTCAGGTGGAAAAAAGACCTCCGTTGAGCCTGTTgagaaagtaacattaacatcgGTGTTACAAATCAAAGACTACGAAGAGATTTGTCATTATCCATGTGTCatcttttaaaaacacacaaaacgaTCAAAAGGAAGATGCAGCAACAGCTGACCTTTATATGCAACCTCCCAGCGGCCTTCCAAGGAGTGACTGCGGTTTGTAATCACATACAGATAGCCGACCCAAAGCCTACGAGAAGGgcagaaacagacaaaaaaacaacGCAGTTTACCAAATGAAACCCTCCAACATTATCAGTCACGTCATGGCGTCTCGGGGTGCACTGGCGTGTCGACTACAGGACCAACAGGACAGAAGCAGTTGGCTCTTCAGGATTTTCCTGGCCTATTGAAGTCTCCAGTTTACTCAACAGTAGGGAtgttaaaacaacatttaaaagttTATTCAATTTGTAGATgttatatattgaaaaataaaacccaCACACTGACCGACCACCCCACACTTGAGCTGAAGCAAGAAAATGGCCACCAACAGGACTGCACCTTGGCAAGTCTGAGGTATTGTGGagagtttttatgtatttatttacataaaatggATAAGGATGAGGTGCCAAGCCGCACTGGCCTCTGGAGTGAGCACAGGGTCACACGCGCCAACGCCTCCTCACAGGGGAGGCCCGACAGCTTTACGTGTGGCAGGTCTGGCAGTGTGACGGCGCTCAAAGTGAATTGCAACAGTAACAGTAAAAATGATCGTAACGGACATGCAGCCAGTATCTCTTGAGGAGGACGCGAGTTCCACAGCTCTCCTGGCAACACCTTGAGACAGAATACGTTGTGCCACGTAGGTGAAGAGCAGCCACATGACTGTAGAAACTGTGTGACAAGTGTGGTACAACAAAAAAGTGTTCACTTGCTCCTACAGGACGGTGACAAGCCACTGCAGAAATGCAAGTGGGCTATGGAGCCACTGGTGCTGGTCACATCACACTGCAGAGGATCTTCGGGCAAAACCCGCTGCAGTTTGGATCTGTGAAGCCAAAGGCAAAGCAAGTGCCGGTGCACACCACAGTGCTGCCCACATGAAGGACGTCTCcagtattcttttgtttttaaatgacaaaTTGTGTGCACAAGAGTGTCGTTTCAGCGTACCCTTTACTTACTGTGTTCAGCTGCTGGGGGTCTCGTCCCCCATAACCCAGTACTGCGTGAAGTGTCCCATTACTACTGGCTGTATGGACAGGTGACCACCGCTCTATTATCAGACAGGAGGATCAAAGACATCAGTCAAGTGGACGGCGAGCTGCAATAAGAGCTCTTACTCCAAATGTCCAAAAGACCAAAGAAGGGACACGAAAGCCACCACTGGGTAGCTTGGTGCTATAAAGTGAATATAAGAACATAGAGGGGGCGTCCGTCTCTCGCTGTTTGTGGACTCCATGCACTCTCTGAATATGTGGATTAGTGTTAGATAAATAAAACgcaaaataaaataagtggcGGAGCACCAGGTCTTGTCAGCTGGCACTCCAAATGCGGACCTTTCTGTGCTCGgctgaatatgcaaataaataaagtatatttaatcTGATAATTCTGAGCTGCTATAATCTGACAAAGTCCTAAACGGTGTTTAAATGTTTCTGGTTCTTTATGCCGAATGTCTGTCTTTTTGGATTTTAACATCCTTAGCTGGCAGAAAGCTGGTAAACTCAGAatctctttgtggacttcagctcacTGCACTTTTTGAGCAATTTAGTTCAGCGCGGACAATTTTAGTAAAACTGAATTTTATACATCAAGCCCGACGCCGTTTGCATCGTTAATTTCACTGAAGATCACAGAATTTGGTAAAAGCACATCTAGTAGAGGCTTGTGGGGCTCAGTCTCTAAATGTGCTTTATCCTTTGTGCTCTGGTGGACGGTCTGCCTCTGCACATCCGTGGCTTTTACTCAGAGCGAcgttgctttgtttcaaatccaaaaGAATTAGCGGCTTTGACCCCACCAACACCACCCCAAAGGAACATAAACATCTAGCTGTCAGAGCTTTGCAGCCATCACAGTCTGAAAATGCAGGATACAGAAgcgccgtgtgtgtgtgtgtgtgtccagtacACACAGTGGGGCCCAATCTCTGCTCGTCTGATCACAACAGGCCGCTGTTCCCGTTGTCCTGACCTGACATTTCAACTCTCGGTGCCTTTGGTTCTTTTATTTCCCTTTTCACTACAGTTTGAgcaacagtgccacctgctggcagAGCTTCAAAGGACTTGCCTGTGCAATGCCAGGTGCTGCTCCTAGTTATTATTAATACACACTGATACACAACACTTAAAGCAACATTAAAACAGATGtctgacaatttaaaaaattgaatggatggatggggggGGCCTGGCTGGGGTCATTTTCCGTAGAGTTCATGTGCCATTTGTGTGCTCACTTCTCACATGCACTGTTACAGCATGGGGAGATCTGAAAATGTGAACGATTTTAGAAATATGCCAAGAGTAAAGTGTGAAGGATAACTGAACAGAACAAATGCACCTCCAATAGGAACAGACACAAGCATGGAGAGTGGGGATCTCCTCGTACTCACCACCCCATTAAAGCCTCAAATTCAGCACTCTGTGCCCCTCCTGCCTCCTACACCCCTGTGAAGGTGCCCACCTACCTGCGCTGGTCTCTCCGCCCAAACGTTCTTTCCTCCAGATCCCACTCCTCTCCAAGAATGAACCGCAGTTCCTGATCTGTGGCAAATGTGGCCAGAGACCCATTGACTCGCTGACAAGTCTGCACAGCATCCCAGTAGTTCTCGGCGTTTAAATAAACCCTGTAGCAGCTCGCGGTCCCCTCATAGTGATGCCACCCTGTAGGACACTTTTCTGGAAGAAACAACATAAACATTACAATTAACTTTATATCTTTTGTGATGATAAAACTCAGAGAAAGCCAAAATTGTGACATTACTGAATAAAAACTGCTATTTTCTTCAACCTCTTATTTTGACGAGACTAAAAAGATGAATGTAGACCGGTGGATCTCAGACTTAGCCCTGGGGTCCCACAGCAGCTCcagatttttgttctaaccagattcACAACTAGT includes:
- the dgcr2 gene encoding integral membrane protein DGCR2/IDD isoform X1, yielding MLPNADSSSFVLLLSLLFTPSLTDPPRADLRCNQDQFACRSGTIQCIPFSWKCDGWPTCEDESDEMDCPSVAGDQRIHHVKEGTDSRHPHGRPAGDATRFHTVNVAQPVRFSQKCPTGWHHYEGTASCYRVYLNAENYWDAVQTCQRVNGSLATFATDQELRFILGEEWDLEERTFGRRDQRRLWVGYLYVITNRSHSLEGRWEVAYKGSTEVFFPPEKVPIFGTTMPDHENVLCAQLQCFRFPTIRNNGLHSWYAEYCYEKSAFLCKRRNISNHEGKKGRENKNSSSVRVKKKSKPMQHSQTCVDIKDNIVDEGYYFTPKGDDPCLSCTCHNGEPEMCVAALCERPQGCQHYRKDPKECCKFTCLDQDGNSLFDSMASGMRLIVSCISSFLILSLLLFMVHRLRQRRRERIESLIGGNLHHFNLGRRMPGFDYGPDGFGTGLTPLHLSDDGEGGAFHFHDPPPPYTAFKYPDIQHPDDPPPPYEASINPDSMLCVSPGGNGSQVHQNIQLPPLPSGSLCPEMEETAPLEQSSEEHEDSIDSSTLLVPPDSPNDEPTVTESAVMSCTSNCSLNTVV
- the dgcr2 gene encoding integral membrane protein DGCR2/IDD isoform X2, which codes for MLPNADSSSFVLLLSLLFTPSLTDPPRADLRCNQDQFACRSGTIQCIPFSWKCDGWPTCEDESDEMDCPSVAGDQRIHHVKEGTDSRHPHGRPAGDATRFHTVNVAQPVRFSQKCPTGWHHYEGTASCYRVYLNAENYWDAVQTCQRVNGSLATFATDQELRFILGEEWDLEERTFGRRDQRRLWVGYLYVITNRSHSLEGRWEVAYKGSTEVFFPPEKVPIFGTTMPDHENVLCAQLQCFRFPTIRNNGLHSWYAEYCYEKSAFLCKRSQTCVDIKDNIVDEGYYFTPKGDDPCLSCTCHNGEPEMCVAALCERPQGCQHYRKDPKECCKFTCLDQDGNSLFDSMASGMRLIVSCISSFLILSLLLFMVHRLRQRRRERIESLIGGNLHHFNLGRRMPGFDYGPDGFGTGLTPLHLSDDGEGGAFHFHDPPPPYTAFKYPDIQHPDDPPPPYEASINPDSMLCVSPGGNGSQVHQNIQLPPLPSGSLCPEMEETAPLEQSSEEHEDSIDSSTLLVPPDSPNDEPTVTESAVMSCTSNCSLNTVV